One window from the genome of Montipora foliosa isolate CH-2021 chromosome 5, ASM3666993v2, whole genome shotgun sequence encodes:
- the LOC138002164 gene encoding microfibrillar-associated protein 1A-like, translated as MEQRVRDQARAIRRNGWLSELEPEAIKREVEDKSKDDLWEGQDVTVEAETVEIDGETGEEERNDAEDSIGDTEGDMNEKHRMIVEQLKKIMREGRTCDGIMLKKIDKKVLKVQTDRVNEAIKYLKSKSITEKNNLIRAACVWVAEQVELKKAEHRKKNEPRWKRRIERDIKRMKREVNVLERKSKGELGLKKKRKLSELNERYGVKSKGLKTVIEELKQRMLAKSAKIRRYEQRIK; from the coding sequence ATGGAGCAACGTGTGCGTGACCAAGCAAGGGCAATCAGAAGGAATGGCTGGCTATCAGAACTTGAACCGGAAGCAATCAAAAGAGAAGTAGAAGATAAATCCAAGGATGACCTTTGGGAAGGGCAAGATGTCACAGTGGAAGCAGAGACAGTGGAAATTGATGGTGAGACAggtgaagaagaaagaaatgatGCAGAAGATAGTATCGGTGATACTGAAGGCGATATGAATGAAAAACATCGGATGATTGTTgaacaattaaagaaaataatgagGGAAGGAAGAACATGCGATGGCATTATGTTAAAGAAAATCGATAAGAAAGTTTTGAAGGTTCAAACAGATAGAGTAAATGAAGCGATTAAGTATTTGAAAAGCAAGAGTATCACAGAAAAGAATAATTTGATCAGGGCTGCATGTGTGTGGGTCGCAGAACAGGTGGAATTGAAGAAAGCAGAGCATAGGAAGAAAAATGAACCAAGATGGAAACGTAGGATTGAGAGAGATATAAAGAGGATGAAACGAGAGGTCAACGTTCTGGAAAGGAAATCAAAAGGAGAACTGGGATTGAAGAAAAAACGTAAATTGAGTGAATTAAATGAAAGATACGGAGTGAAAAGTAAGGGGTTGAAAACTGTAATTGAGGAATTGAAACAAAGGATGCTTGcaaaaagtgctaaaataaGAAGATATGAGCAGAGAATTAAATAA